Proteins encoded by one window of Paenibacillus urinalis:
- a CDS encoding DEAD/DEAH box helicase, producing MSFWSKLKKRTKEPEYNAITWQLGKVPQGLSIQLFRDGGQTIVSPPLRMSVAEIRQQPNVELLELIESMWYEELLQESDNRYLLPYELLVEAPSEIRETLGVPEPVQLELFLGHEGFVGSPRFQFKLEKHLPAWRHIEKSSRQIGPWIQLPDRSYILMALEQYQLHRLISEETPDVMDKEQVFAYVAKVQSQARQLGIPVDDYLQKQNYKFADGLDLDVSYDGSEIEIIPKYLSSDEVPDKLLDEMAGNNSTYYSDSETGKIFVSTDVVQQAKVVKNRAPIRGQDIPRFAENPEAFLPELGELDLSLFGERVRSLGIRVYKAQPYVHAEEKGRGWFELNAGVSLVDSEGETNSNFSTEQFKDLINNAREAGAEFIELDGNWIKVPHDVEKFEEAVGRFHQALGDKPEVDVTKLPYVLEIFENITQLEYNQPILAAHQEMMDQGILDPAPPTYFNAQLKPFQQDGFVWMKSLHYRKLGGLLADDMGLGKTIQVVSFLSYLHEQNKLTPTLIVVPKSLIDNWVAEVHKFASPLASMIYIHTGVQRLKDPERLQQQPITLTTYQTLVRDQLVFGQVAWQALVCDEAQAIKNPTTAASKVIKAMNVKFRLAMTGTPVENGLSELWSIMDYVQPGLLGSLSEFKKEFMDKLEAEERDRETEQRLLARINMVYKRRTKSEELSGQLPSKSLIELPVSLGTEQKQLYSSIISQVQSKSLSGLQAIQQLRELCSHPALLVPTLKSLPVGAVPKLAQTMKLLREIQSKGEKALIFTELRLMQEIIRDAVREEFQIDPFIINGVTNRRQEVVNQFNEKAGFDVMILSPKAAGTGLTITAANHVIHYTRWWNPAVENQATDRVYRIGQNKPVQVYYPIVTAEQNFLSSGTVEEIVHRILSEKQELASSIIVSSRKLEIENEVLESAFQ from the coding sequence ATGAGTTTTTGGAGTAAACTTAAAAAGAGAACCAAAGAACCTGAATATAATGCAATTACGTGGCAATTGGGTAAAGTGCCGCAGGGACTTAGTATTCAACTTTTCCGTGATGGGGGGCAGACGATAGTCTCTCCCCCACTTCGTATGTCAGTAGCCGAAATAAGACAACAGCCGAATGTAGAGCTTCTGGAGCTCATTGAGTCCATGTGGTACGAAGAATTACTGCAGGAGTCAGACAATAGATATTTACTTCCTTATGAATTGCTTGTCGAGGCCCCTTCAGAAATCAGAGAAACACTTGGTGTACCGGAGCCTGTTCAGCTTGAGCTGTTTCTCGGTCACGAAGGATTCGTAGGCAGTCCCCGTTTTCAGTTTAAGCTTGAAAAACATCTGCCAGCTTGGAGGCATATAGAGAAATCATCTCGTCAGATTGGACCGTGGATACAGCTTCCCGATCGCTCATATATTCTAATGGCATTGGAACAATATCAACTTCATAGATTAATCTCCGAGGAAACACCTGATGTCATGGATAAGGAGCAGGTCTTTGCATACGTAGCCAAAGTCCAGTCTCAGGCTAGACAGCTTGGTATTCCTGTAGATGATTATTTACAGAAACAAAATTACAAATTTGCCGATGGGCTAGATCTTGATGTTAGCTACGATGGAAGCGAAATAGAGATTATTCCTAAATATCTATCCAGTGATGAAGTGCCTGATAAGCTGCTTGATGAGATGGCTGGAAATAACTCTACCTATTATAGCGATTCAGAAACAGGGAAGATTTTTGTCTCGACGGATGTAGTTCAGCAAGCTAAGGTAGTAAAAAATAGGGCACCTATCCGAGGACAGGATATCCCTCGTTTTGCCGAGAACCCGGAAGCCTTTCTACCAGAGCTCGGAGAGCTGGATTTATCCCTGTTTGGGGAGCGAGTTAGATCTCTAGGTATAAGAGTGTATAAGGCACAACCTTATGTTCATGCAGAAGAAAAAGGACGAGGATGGTTTGAACTGAATGCTGGTGTCTCATTAGTTGATTCCGAGGGAGAAACCAATAGCAATTTTTCTACAGAGCAGTTTAAGGATTTAATTAATAACGCTAGAGAAGCTGGTGCCGAATTCATTGAGCTGGATGGAAATTGGATTAAGGTCCCACATGATGTGGAAAAGTTTGAGGAAGCAGTGGGTCGTTTCCATCAGGCGCTGGGTGATAAACCTGAAGTGGATGTTACCAAACTTCCTTACGTACTAGAGATTTTTGAAAATATAACACAACTCGAATATAATCAGCCGATTTTGGCTGCACACCAGGAAATGATGGATCAAGGGATTTTAGATCCTGCTCCTCCTACTTACTTTAACGCGCAATTAAAACCATTCCAACAAGACGGATTTGTGTGGATGAAATCTCTCCACTATCGTAAATTGGGCGGACTCTTAGCTGACGATATGGGGCTTGGAAAAACGATTCAAGTTGTGTCATTCCTAAGTTATTTACATGAGCAAAATAAACTTACACCTACGCTCATCGTGGTGCCCAAGTCTCTTATAGATAACTGGGTCGCTGAAGTACATAAATTTGCTAGTCCACTGGCTAGTATGATTTATATACATACTGGAGTTCAACGCTTGAAGGATCCAGAGAGATTACAACAGCAACCGATTACTCTAACTACCTACCAGACACTGGTGAGAGACCAGCTTGTCTTCGGACAAGTAGCATGGCAGGCATTAGTTTGTGACGAAGCACAAGCCATTAAAAATCCAACGACAGCTGCAAGCAAAGTCATCAAAGCAATGAACGTAAAGTTTAGACTGGCCATGACAGGAACACCTGTAGAGAACGGATTGAGCGAACTTTGGTCTATTATGGATTATGTGCAACCCGGGCTGCTTGGGAGTCTGAGCGAGTTCAAGAAGGAATTCATGGATAAATTAGAAGCTGAGGAAAGAGACCGGGAGACGGAGCAAAGACTGCTGGCTCGAATTAATATGGTGTACAAACGTAGAACAAAGTCAGAAGAACTTAGTGGTCAATTGCCGTCCAAGAGCTTAATTGAACTACCCGTATCACTTGGTACGGAACAAAAACAGCTGTATTCATCTATTATTTCTCAAGTTCAGTCCAAATCATTATCTGGTTTGCAAGCCATTCAACAATTGAGAGAGCTTTGTTCTCATCCGGCTCTTCTGGTTCCAACTTTGAAGTCATTACCCGTAGGTGCTGTACCTAAGCTCGCACAAACGATGAAATTACTTAGAGAAATACAAAGTAAAGGTGAAAAAGCACTTATTTTTACCGAGCTTCGTCTTATGCAAGAGATTATCCGAGATGCAGTACGTGAAGAGTTTCAGATTGATCCTTTTATTATTAATGGGGTAACTAATCGTAGACAAGAAGTAGTAAATCAGTTTAATGAGAAAGCTGGATTTGATGTGATGATCTTGTCACCAAAGGCAGCGGGTACAGGGCTAACAATTACTGCGGCAAACCATGTCATTCACTATACACGGTGGTGGAATCCTGCGGTTGAGAATCAGGCAACAGATCGCGTGTATCGTATTGGTCAGAATAAGCCAGTCCAGGTTTACTATCCAATCGTAACAGCTGAGCAAAATTTTCTTTCTTCGGGGACAGTGGAAGAGATTGTTCATCGGATTCTATCGGAGAAGCAGGAGCTTGCTTCTTCGATTATTGTATCCTCTCGGAAGCTGGAGATAGAGAATGAAGTGCTGGAGAGTGCATTTCAATAG
- a CDS encoding type I restriction-modification system subunit M, giving the protein MSQLTLQELEPHLWKSADILRGSVDSSDYKNYIFGLLFLKRLSDVFEEQKQELVQEHGEEIGQLLSDDPDQYQFFVPAAARWEEIRKHANDIGSAINVAFEALENENQTLEGVLTPIDFNRKEVLTDSVLLRLLQHFSLLDLRNANLSEPDMLGRAYEYLIKMFADDAGKKGGEFYTPSKVVELIVKLIKPEEGMRVYDPTCGSGGMLIQSVDYVREHDGNPQSLSLFGQEKNLGTWAIGKMNLLLHNLPDHRIEKGDTIRKPKLVEDGEIMLFDRVIANPPFSLKEWGREEAEHDPYGRFQYGIPPKNAGDYAFIQHMVASLKADGKCGVVMPHGVLFRGGAEGKIRQGLVEADLLEAVVGLPSNLFYGTGIPACVLIFNRNKSVDRKGNVLFIAAEGEYQEGKNQNTLREDDIKNIVAAFDAYEDVEKYARVVSLDEIKNNDYNLNITRYIDKSEEEEKVDLESVIMDISELESKRADIKMKLNGYLRELGLGEV; this is encoded by the coding sequence ATGAGTCAGTTAACTTTACAAGAATTAGAACCTCACTTATGGAAATCTGCAGACATTTTGCGTGGGTCTGTGGACTCAAGCGATTATAAGAATTATATTTTTGGATTGTTATTCTTAAAGCGTTTGAGTGATGTATTTGAAGAGCAGAAGCAAGAGTTGGTACAAGAACATGGGGAAGAGATTGGGCAACTCTTGTCAGATGATCCGGATCAATACCAATTCTTCGTGCCTGCTGCTGCGCGTTGGGAAGAGATTCGTAAGCATGCTAACGATATTGGATCAGCAATCAACGTAGCATTTGAAGCACTTGAAAATGAAAACCAAACACTTGAAGGTGTCCTAACACCAATTGACTTTAACCGTAAAGAAGTGCTGACAGATAGTGTATTACTGCGATTGCTTCAGCATTTTTCCTTATTAGATCTAAGAAATGCAAATTTATCTGAACCCGATATGCTCGGTCGAGCATACGAATACTTGATTAAGATGTTCGCTGATGATGCAGGGAAGAAAGGCGGAGAGTTCTATACGCCATCCAAAGTTGTTGAGTTAATCGTTAAGCTTATTAAGCCTGAGGAAGGCATGCGTGTATATGATCCGACTTGTGGTTCGGGTGGTATGCTAATTCAATCGGTTGATTATGTAAGGGAGCATGACGGTAATCCGCAATCTTTATCTTTGTTCGGTCAAGAAAAGAACTTGGGTACATGGGCGATCGGCAAGATGAATTTGCTACTGCATAATTTACCGGATCATCGCATTGAGAAAGGCGACACCATTCGTAAGCCTAAGCTCGTAGAAGATGGAGAAATTATGTTGTTCGATCGTGTTATTGCCAATCCTCCATTTTCCCTAAAAGAGTGGGGACGTGAGGAAGCCGAGCATGATCCATATGGTCGCTTCCAGTATGGTATACCACCAAAAAATGCGGGAGACTATGCCTTCATCCAGCATATGGTGGCTTCTCTTAAAGCCGATGGAAAGTGCGGGGTTGTTATGCCGCATGGTGTACTATTCCGTGGAGGGGCAGAAGGTAAGATTCGTCAAGGATTGGTTGAGGCTGACCTCTTAGAAGCGGTTGTTGGATTACCTTCTAATCTGTTCTATGGGACAGGAATCCCTGCTTGTGTTCTTATCTTCAATCGCAATAAGTCTGTTGATCGTAAAGGCAATGTATTGTTCATTGCGGCGGAAGGTGAATATCAAGAAGGTAAGAACCAGAACACACTTCGAGAAGATGACATTAAGAACATCGTGGCAGCTTTTGATGCTTATGAAGATGTTGAAAAGTATGCTCGCGTAGTTTCATTGGATGAGATTAAGAACAATGACTATAACCTAAATATTACTCGATACATTGATAAGTCTGAAGAAGAAGAGAAAGTGGATCTGGAATCGGTAATTATGGACATTTCTGAGCTGGAAAGTAAACGAGCGGATATAAAAATGAAATTAAATGGTTATCTTCGTGAACTAGGGTTGGGTGAAGTGTGA
- a CDS encoding restriction endonuclease subunit S has protein sequence MKQARDGYKMTELGEIPVEWELRELQDVMQKGGSGVKRGPFGGALKKEFFVADGFAVYEQQHVIYNRFNNIRYFITSEKFDELSGFEVLPEDILISCSGTVGKVSIVPKRIKRGVMNQALLRFRPEKNLADHTFLYFLLMSEDVQSRMLDMTHGSTIKNMVAVSEIKGLKIGLPSLKEQQKIAEILSTVDEQIENTEQLIEKTKELKKGLMQQLLTKGIGHTEFKQTKLGEIPVEWEVKAINEVSVFCSNGFVGTATPFYTEKSDGVLYLQSNNIRKNRLDLTKTVYINSEFTEKYTRAKVKSNDLLTVQSGHIGSTAVVTEQFDGVYCHALIITRLNESIVDPNYLAYYLNSDIGMKWLSNIFVGSTIKHINVKDFVKFSVPIPNLSEQQKIASILLSVDKQIESYEQEKEKYLELKKGLMQQLLTGQIRVTV, from the coding sequence ATGAAGCAGGCTCGTGATGGATATAAAATGACGGAGCTTGGGGAGATACCGGTCGAGTGGGAATTAAGGGAGTTACAAGATGTTATGCAAAAAGGTGGATCTGGGGTTAAACGAGGTCCATTTGGTGGAGCATTGAAGAAAGAATTTTTTGTTGCAGATGGATTTGCAGTGTACGAACAGCAACACGTTATATACAATCGATTTAATAATATTAGATACTTTATTACAAGTGAGAAATTTGATGAACTTAGTGGCTTTGAAGTTTTACCAGAAGACATCCTTATAAGTTGTTCAGGGACAGTAGGGAAAGTATCAATTGTACCTAAAAGAATAAAACGTGGTGTAATGAATCAAGCGCTTTTAAGATTTCGACCAGAGAAAAACCTAGCTGACCATACTTTTTTATATTTTTTATTGATGTCAGAGGATGTTCAATCAAGAATGTTGGATATGACACATGGATCAACGATAAAAAATATGGTAGCAGTATCTGAAATTAAAGGATTAAAGATTGGATTACCTTCATTAAAAGAACAACAAAAAATCGCCGAGATTCTTTCGACAGTTGATGAGCAGATTGAGAACACAGAACAACTGATAGAAAAAACAAAAGAGCTTAAAAAAGGTTTAATGCAGCAACTCCTGACAAAAGGCATTGGACATACCGAATTTAAGCAGACGAAGCTTGGGGAGATACCAGTTGAGTGGGAAGTTAAGGCAATAAATGAGGTTAGTGTCTTTTGTTCAAATGGATTTGTAGGTACCGCAACTCCGTTCTACACTGAGAAATCCGACGGTGTTTTATATCTACAAAGTAACAATATACGGAAGAATAGATTGGATTTAACTAAAACCGTATACATTAATTCGGAATTTACAGAAAAATATACTAGAGCCAAAGTAAAATCAAACGATTTGTTAACGGTTCAATCCGGTCATATTGGTTCAACTGCTGTAGTAACAGAACAATTTGATGGAGTTTATTGTCATGCACTGATTATAACTAGACTTAATGAATCAATTGTTGACCCAAATTATTTAGCATATTATTTAAATTCTGATATAGGAATGAAGTGGCTTTCTAATATATTTGTAGGTTCGACAATAAAACATATCAACGTGAAGGATTTTGTGAAGTTTTCAGTCCCTATCCCAAACCTGAGCGAACAACAAAAAATCGCCTCTATCCTTTTATCCGTTGATAAACAGATAGAAAGCTACGAGCAAGAGAAAGAAAAATACCTCGAACTCAAAAAAGGTTTAATGCAGCAGTTACTAACAGGACAAATACGAGTGACGGTGTAA